From the Endomicrobiales bacterium genome, one window contains:
- a CDS encoding N-glycosylase/DNA lyase, which produces MESSKNELLNIWKPIKNKLSKRLEDFHEVWKTYPEEELFGELAFCILTPQSSAKMCWRAIENLKNKNLLLKGKKEQIEKELFGVRFKYTKAQRIVEAREKVTIKSASHLCAGETSPEGRGKISLRKILNEHTNCQLKREWLVQNIKGIGYKEAGHFLRNIGFAQELAILDRHILKNLKYFGVISEIPKTLTKSKYFEIENLMKKFAKKTGIPLDHMDLLFWQKETGEVFK; this is translated from the coding sequence ATGGAAAGTTCTAAAAATGAATTGTTAAACATTTGGAAACCTATTAAAAACAAACTTTCTAAACGGCTGGAAGATTTTCATGAAGTTTGGAAAACCTACCCTGAAGAAGAACTTTTTGGAGAGCTTGCGTTTTGTATTTTAACCCCACAGTCAAGCGCAAAAATGTGTTGGCGCGCCATAGAAAATTTAAAGAACAAAAACCTTCTACTTAAGGGTAAAAAGGAACAAATTGAAAAAGAACTTTTTGGCGTGCGTTTTAAATATACAAAAGCACAAAGAATTGTTGAAGCACGAGAAAAAGTAACAATAAAGTCCGCCTCGCATCTTTGTGCGGGCGAGACCTCGCCCGAAGGGCGGGGTAAAATCTCTCTTAGAAAAATTCTTAACGAGCATACAAACTGTCAACTTAAACGCGAATGGCTTGTACAAAATATTAAAGGTATTGGGTATAAAGAGGCCGGACATTTTTTAAGGAACATTGGCTTCGCCCAAGAACTTGCGATACTTGACAGGCACATACTAAAAAACCTTAAATACTTTGGCGTAATTTCTGAAATTCCAAAAACACTGACAAAAAGTAAGTATTTTGAAATTGAAAATTTGATGAAAAAATTTGCAAAGAAAACAGGCATTCCACTTGACCATATGGACCTGCTTTTTTGGCAAAAGGAAACAGGAGAGGTTTTTAAATAA
- a CDS encoding GIY-YIG nuclease family protein: protein MLNNNYYVYILTNWNNKVMYIGMTNNLERRIYEHKSKLINGFSKKYNLNKIVYFEQTTDVSAAIYREKEIKKWRREKKDSLVEKMNPAWDDLSIEYL from the coding sequence ATGTTGAACAATAACTACTATGTGTACATTCTCACAAACTGGAACAATAAAGTTATGTATATCGGAATGACGAACAATCTTGAACGAAGAATTTATGAGCATAAAAGTAAACTGATAAACGGTTTTAGTAAAAAATATAACCTTAACAAGATAGTTTATTTTGAGCAGACAACTGATGTAAGTGCCGCCATATATAGAGAAAAGGAAATCAAAAAGTGGCGCAGAGAAAAGAAAGATTCTCTTGTTGAAAAAATGAATCCAGCTTGGGATGATTTATCTATAGAGTATTTGTAA
- the hydG gene encoding [FeFe] hydrogenase H-cluster radical SAM maturase HydG — protein sequence MNEKSWIESQIIPNEIEKYLNNGKDFINESEILAYLSNASPEKGTVRAIIAKALAIETLLPQETAMLLNVQDPDLLLEMQDAALKIKLKVYDNRIVTFAPLYLNDYCVNNCSYCGLRKDNISLQRKALSATEIISEVETLAGKIGHKRLVLVYGEHPTADVDYITESMRLVYGVKVKAGKGYGQIRRVNINAAPMSVEKLKKLVNADIGTYQVFQETYHKESYAKLHPAKTLKANYLWRLYTMHRAFEAGVDDVGIGALFGLYNWKFEVMGLLYHTIELEKKFGVGPHTISFPRLEPALNTNFEGRGNYKVSDEEFKKLITVLRLSIPYAGMILTARESEKLRRETLMLGCTQMDASSRIGVGSYSKEDFNQHQEGEGQQFVLGDTRTLDELIYELSCKGMITSFCTAGYRCKRTGKCIMDLLKNGDEGKFCKLNAILTFREWLDDFASPKTKIAGEKVIEKELMETKEKNPIAYPMLAQYYERIKNGERDLYF from the coding sequence ATGAATGAAAAAAGCTGGATAGAAAGCCAAATAATACCTAACGAGATAGAAAAATATTTAAATAATGGTAAAGATTTTATAAATGAGTCCGAAATACTTGCGTACCTTTCAAATGCCTCCCCAGAAAAAGGCACGGTCCGCGCAATAATTGCAAAGGCATTGGCAATAGAAACTTTATTGCCACAAGAAACAGCTATGCTTTTGAATGTGCAAGACCCGGACCTGCTTTTAGAAATGCAGGATGCGGCACTAAAGATTAAATTAAAGGTATATGATAATCGCATAGTAACCTTTGCTCCACTTTACTTAAATGATTATTGTGTAAATAATTGCTCATATTGCGGACTGCGAAAAGACAATATTAGTTTACAAAGAAAGGCATTGTCGGCGACGGAGATAATTAGCGAGGTTGAAACACTCGCTGGAAAAATTGGCCATAAACGGCTTGTACTTGTTTATGGTGAGCACCCAACTGCCGATGTAGATTACATAACAGAAAGTATGCGTCTTGTTTATGGTGTAAAGGTAAAAGCAGGTAAAGGTTATGGGCAAATTAGAAGGGTTAATATAAATGCCGCGCCTATGTCGGTAGAAAAATTAAAAAAACTTGTTAACGCGGACATTGGAACTTATCAGGTATTTCAAGAGACCTACCACAAAGAAAGCTATGCAAAACTTCACCCTGCGAAAACACTCAAGGCAAATTATCTATGGCGGCTTTACACAATGCACAGAGCATTTGAGGCCGGTGTTGATGATGTTGGAATAGGTGCCTTATTTGGGCTTTATAACTGGAAGTTTGAGGTTATGGGACTTTTGTATCATACCATAGAGCTTGAAAAAAAGTTTGGCGTTGGTCCTCACACTATCTCTTTTCCTCGGCTTGAGCCAGCATTAAATACAAACTTTGAAGGCAGGGGTAATTATAAAGTTAGTGATGAAGAGTTTAAAAAATTAATAACCGTTTTACGCCTTAGCATACCTTACGCCGGTATGATACTTACCGCAAGAGAAAGTGAAAAACTAAGGAGAGAAACTTTAATGCTTGGGTGTACACAAATGGACGCGTCTTCACGCATTGGTGTCGGCTCATACAGCAAAGAGGATTTTAACCAGCATCAAGAAGGCGAAGGCCAGCAATTTGTTTTGGGTGATACAAGAACACTTGATGAACTTATTTATGAGCTTTCTTGCAAAGGAATGATAACATCTTTTTGCACGGCGGGGTATCGTTGCAAGCGCACAGGAAAGTGCATAATGGACCTGCTTAAAAATGGTGACGAAGGAAAGTTTTGCAAACTAAACGCAATTTTAACTTTTAGAGAGTGGTTAGATGATTTTGCAAGCCCAAAAACAAAAATTGCTGGTGAAAAAGTTATAGAAAAAGAATTAATGGAAACAAAAGAAAAAAATCCAATCGCCTACCCAATGCTTGCGCAATATTATGAAAGAATCAAAAATGGCGAAAGGGATCTTTACTTTTGA
- a CDS encoding rubredoxin, which produces MQKFVCSICGYVYDPALGDPDNGVAAGTEFEQVDSSWVCPVCGAGKEVFEAQN; this is translated from the coding sequence ATGCAGAAATTTGTATGTAGCATTTGCGGTTATGTTTATGACCCTGCTTTAGGCGACCCGGATAACGGCGTTGCGGCAGGAACGGAGTTTGAGCAAGTAGATAGTTCATGGGTTTGCCCGGTATGTGGAGCAGGCAAGGAAGTTTTTGAGGCACAAAACTAA
- a CDS encoding YtxH domain-containing protein, translating into MSEKNSAGITLAFILGGLIGAALGVLYAPSSGKETRKRIKNMTGDLIDNAGDFVENVKEKTINAVEDAKEKLNSKKERLEFAFEAGKKAYKEGKIEE; encoded by the coding sequence ATGTCTGAAAAAAATTCAGCTGGTATTACACTTGCATTTATTCTTGGTGGTTTAATTGGTGCCGCTTTGGGTGTGCTATATGCGCCAAGCTCAGGTAAAGAGACAAGAAAAAGAATTAAAAATATGACAGGTGACTTAATTGACAATGCAGGAGATTTTGTTGAAAATGTTAAAGAAAAAACAATCAATGCTGTTGAAGATGCAAAAGAAAAGTTGAATTCAAAAAAAGAACGCCTTGAGTTTGCATTTGAGGCAGGCAAGAAAGCATACAAAGAAGGCAAAATAGAAGAGTAG